The Oreochromis aureus strain Israel breed Guangdong linkage group 16, ZZ_aureus, whole genome shotgun sequence genome includes the window tttaatcccAGGACCCTGTGAAAGTTTCCAAAGTAACGTCCTATCTGTTCCATGTCATtataacttttgtttttcttttataaaaggATCATGGGTAGAACCTAGCTAGCCAACTTTGCCACGCAAATATGTCAGTGAATCGGTGAGTTGTAGGGCTACACATGCTGGCATGCACAACTACACAGAACACAATACATGTAACGTCATGTACAAAACGGCATTGCGGATGAATTACTCTCAACACAACAAATAAGTCAAGTCAGTAAAATTCAGGAAGAGCAGAATGCCTTCCGGGTCTCCCGACATGCGGTGCAACACACCGTGCACGTTTGTGCTGCAAGTTTGACAatgaaaacagataaaaatgtgGACCAAGATATATGAGCAAGTTGCCCACATTCGGTGCCCTGTGCATCAACATCAGCTATCTCTGTTTCCTCCAgataaaaatattcaaaatatcCAGTCACCAGTCTTCAATGACCACTTCCATTTGGAATAATTAGTCCCCGCGGCtcaacaaaaaggaaaatataGGGAAACACCAGAAGATCCCCTTTccccaaatcaaacatgttggTGAGATGTGTCCATTTTCATGTAAAATTAATAGATCACAATGTCCTTCACTCCATCCATTGCTGTTACCGGAGGCTCCTGACTTTGCAGAAGTGCATGGTCACATATTGTGTGCATAAATATAGACTATTAATCAAGAAAAAACCAAACCTTGCCTCAACTACTCTGCAACTCACCGATTGCACTAAATCAACGACAGCTAGTGGTTCAGTCATTTCACATTTGCCCTAAACATTCTCTTGACTTTCTTGCTTTCCTGTCtcatggtttgttttgttttgtttgtttgttttgttgcttctTACATGTTCATGATTGTGTCTGGGTTTGGGGTGAGGAAAGTGGGATGTTATTCAAGAGGGCTTTAAGGGACATGAAAGGGCTGAATGGATTTAGACAGCCAGATCACTCGGCCTGGCCCTGATGCTGCTGCTCTTGCTGGCCCGACTGAGCCGccgagggtctgtgctgaccaTCACCGGAGGCTCGTGCATCTCCACTGTGGTGGTGACGTGGCCTTCGTCCTGCTCGCTCTTTCCTCCATCCCAGCTGCCTGCGTTGGAGGCGTTGCCAGGGCTGCTGCCGCTGGAGGCAGCGTTGGCAGTCGCGTTGGTGATGTTGGTGTTACTGGTGGTGTTGCTGGTGGGTAGGAGCAGAGCACCATTGACGCTTTGGTGCTGCTCATTGTCGCTGCTGGTGGCAGAACAAGAAGAGGAAGGGGAGGTGGCCTTCATCTCCCGAGTCTGCTGCTCGGTTGCCAGGTTGGCCCAGTTCTGCTGTGTGGCCAgcctgtggttgttgttgttgctgatgTAGTAGTGGGAAGAGGGGGAGGATTGGAGGGACTCCTCCTGCTGAAGGTCGTCCATCTTGAACTCTGCGGCCGAGGGCACGGTGGCTGGCCCCATGGGCGGCAGGAACGCCCCGCTGCCCGCCGTCACATCTGTGTAGTTGGGAGGGTAGCTGGGGCTGGATGGGGCAGTTCTGGAGGCCGAGGCCAAACACTCAGGCTCTGCAATGTCGACGCGGCGCAGCGACTCACGGTCAGGGGCATACTCATTGGTCATGCCCTGTTTAACTTTCTTCCATCCAAGGTGATAGATCTCTAACAAATTCAGCAAAAGAGACACGCAAGCCACCACAagcataaatataataaaaatagttttttcagTGGGCCTCGATATGAAGCAGTCAACGATGTTGGGGCAGGGCCAACGTGCACACTTGTACAGGGGCCTCAGCTGGAAGCCATAGAGAAAATACTGGCCCAAAATGAATCCCACTTCAAACAGGGTCTTGAAAATAATGTTGAACACATAGGTACGCAGCAACGCGCCTCTGATACGGATTTTGCCATGCTCGTCCCTGATTGGCGGCTTCTCCTTTttgccgcctcctcctcctcctcctccaacatCGCCACCATTTCTATACAGGAGTTCTTTCTCCTCTTGGAGCCTGTTTGCCTTGCgcatctcctcctccttttctttccGCTTTTCCTCCATGCGGACGATGTGCAGCACGTGGCCCAGGTAGATGAGGGTTGGCGTGGACACGAAGATGATCTGCAGCACCCAGAAGCGGATGTGCGAGATGGGGAAGGCCTCGTCATAGCAGACGTTCTCACATCCGGGCTGCTGGGTGTTACACGTGAAGTCGGACTGCTCGTCACCCCAGACCTCTTCGGCCGCAGCCCCCAGCACCAGGATCCTGAAGATGAAGAGGACAGTCAGCCAGACTTTGCCGATGACCGTTGAGTGCTCCTGAGCGTTCTCCAACAGCCGCCCCAGAAAGCTCCAGTCGCCCATGCTTCAAGATTTAGCCTATGGAGAAAGTACAGGCTGGagtgggaaaaaagaaaaggggtgccaaaaaacaaaaagaggagaAATAAGCGGAGAGAGTGGAAGTTAAAGAGGTGCTTAGGATTTGGTTAGAACAGCTTAACATTTGTCAGTGCAACAGGTGTCAAGGGCTTACCCTCACATTTAAAACACTGCACATGCAATCAGACAAGAGGATGCAAGGACGTGGAGCAAAGCttgacattttgttttgtaaGCACTTAGCAGAAAGTGGTCCTTAAAGAAATCTGCCAACTCAGACATCACAAATAGATAACAGATCAATAACAGCTGCTTCTTAGCAGCTCTTATACCATATAGGCCACCTCTGTCACTGAACCCTGGTTcactccctttctctctctctttctctttctctctcacctgCTCGCTCCACTGCACAGCAGGCATGTGCTGAGATCAACATTATGATGTTCGAAAACAGAGATGGGGTCTACCAgggcgtacacacacacacacacacacgctcaaaAACTGACATCGTCTACACACATCCTACACACCATCGTCCCTCTCTATTGCAACTGTAATAATAAAGCCACCAGAAtaaaaagagattaaaaaaatagaattatTAAGTCTAGTATAGTATCTGTGTGATATATTATGGTAAattaaagattatttttttaactcagaaactttaaaaagtgaagaaagTAGTGATTTATATGATTTATTCTCTGGTTAATCACATTATTTGCTTATGTATCAGAAAATAGCTGGTATATTTCCCCAGTCCTAACCCGACGCCTTTACCAAGCAGCACCACATCCTCACATCTTTTGACTTTGGCTCTTTTGCTTGATAAAGATTTAAGCTGCTTAAGTTTCAAACTACATTTTAATATTGAAGTATAGCGAATTCAGATGCAGAGACTGGCTTATTAAACTCAAACACGTGGCAGGTAGAGCCTTTTAGACAGTG containing:
- the gja3 gene encoding gap junction alpha-3 protein, with the translated sequence MGDWSFLGRLLENAQEHSTVIGKVWLTVLFIFRILVLGAAAEEVWGDEQSDFTCNTQQPGCENVCYDEAFPISHIRFWVLQIIFVSTPTLIYLGHVLHIVRMEEKRKEKEEEMRKANRLQEEKELLYRNGGDVGGGGGGGGKKEKPPIRDEHGKIRIRGALLRTYVFNIIFKTLFEVGFILGQYFLYGFQLRPLYKCARWPCPNIVDCFISRPTEKTIFIIFMLVVACVSLLLNLLEIYHLGWKKVKQGMTNEYAPDRESLRRVDIAEPECLASASRTAPSSPSYPPNYTDVTAGSGAFLPPMGPATVPSAAEFKMDDLQQEESLQSSPSSHYYISNNNNHRLATQQNWANLATEQQTREMKATSPSSSCSATSSDNEQHQSVNGALLLPTSNTTSNTNITNATANAASSGSSPGNASNAGSWDGGKSEQDEGHVTTTVEMHEPPVMVSTDPRRLSRASKSSSIRARPSDLAV